A genome region from Vicinamibacterales bacterium includes the following:
- a CDS encoding undecaprenyl-phosphate glucose phosphotransferase — protein MRRHNRLLVAFFVAGDTLLGMAAFLCAYLLRFEVLDRLLPISKGMPPFGQYLRIAPFIGLLVPIAFQVQGLYRLRRGRSRVDDFFGVFVGTILAVVLGLGGTLYYQTYYTTEALKDVGLYEVSQYVWLLFLVLNVGFSYAERELVREFLERRWRAGIGLKRVLIAGSGELGRTVADKVLEHRELGFRVVGFLDDKAGGDHIGYRGMPLLGTLAEADEIIRREAVDHLYVALPLEEHVKMLGLIEATNREGVDIHVVPDLLQFIALRARLENLDGVPIISLNDVPLRGFNSVLKRGIDVAISGLALIVFSPLLAAIALLIRRTSRGPIFYTQERMGLDGKAFNVHKFRSMYVGAEDDTGPVWAREDDPRATPIGRWLRGLDLDELPQLWNVLLGDMSIVGPRPERPYFVEQFKHRIPQYMLRHKVKAGITGWAQVNGWRGNTSLEKRIEYDLYYIENWSVSLDLKIMWLTLVRGLNRHAAF, from the coding sequence ATGCGGCGACACAACCGGCTGCTCGTCGCGTTCTTCGTCGCGGGCGACACGCTGCTGGGCATGGCGGCGTTCCTCTGCGCCTACCTCCTCCGCTTCGAGGTGCTCGACCGCCTCCTGCCGATCTCGAAGGGCATGCCGCCGTTCGGGCAGTACCTGCGGATCGCGCCCTTCATCGGGCTGCTGGTGCCGATCGCGTTCCAGGTCCAGGGGCTGTATCGCCTCCGGCGCGGCCGATCGCGCGTCGACGACTTCTTCGGCGTCTTTGTCGGCACCATCCTCGCGGTCGTGCTCGGCCTGGGCGGCACGCTCTATTACCAGACCTACTACACGACCGAAGCGCTGAAGGACGTCGGTCTCTACGAGGTCTCTCAGTACGTCTGGCTCCTCTTTCTCGTGTTGAACGTCGGGTTTTCGTATGCCGAGCGCGAGCTGGTCCGCGAATTCCTGGAACGGCGCTGGCGCGCCGGGATCGGCCTCAAACGGGTGTTGATCGCCGGCTCCGGCGAGCTCGGGCGCACGGTGGCGGACAAGGTGCTGGAGCACCGCGAGCTCGGATTCAGGGTGGTCGGGTTTCTCGACGACAAGGCCGGCGGCGATCACATCGGTTACCGCGGCATGCCGCTGCTCGGGACGCTCGCCGAAGCCGATGAAATCATCCGGCGCGAAGCCGTCGATCACCTGTATGTTGCGCTGCCGCTCGAGGAGCACGTCAAGATGCTCGGGCTGATCGAGGCGACCAATCGCGAAGGCGTCGACATCCACGTGGTGCCCGACCTGCTGCAGTTCATCGCGCTGCGGGCCCGCCTCGAGAACCTCGACGGCGTGCCGATCATCAGCCTCAACGACGTCCCGCTGCGCGGCTTCAACAGCGTGTTGAAGCGCGGCATCGACGTCGCGATCTCGGGCCTCGCGCTGATCGTGTTCTCCCCGCTCCTGGCGGCGATCGCCCTCCTCATCCGGCGCACCTCGAGGGGGCCGATCTTCTATACGCAGGAGCGGATGGGGCTCGACGGCAAGGCGTTCAACGTCCACAAGTTCCGTTCGATGTACGTCGGTGCCGAAGACGATACGGGGCCGGTGTGGGCACGCGAAGACGATCCCCGTGCGACCCCGATCGGACGCTGGCTGCGCGGACTCGATCTCGACGAGCTGCCGCAGCTCTGGAACGTCCTCCTCGGCGACATGTCCATCGTCGGGCCGCGACCCGAGCGGCCGTACTTCGTCGAGCAGTTCAAGCACCGCATCCCGCAGTACATGCTGCGCCACAAGGTCAAGGCCGGGATTACCGGCTGGGCGCAGGTCAACGGCTGGCGCGGCAACACGTCGCTCGAGAAACGCATCGAATACGACCTGTATTACATCGAGAACTGGTCGGTCTCGCTCGACCTCAAGATCATGTGGCTGACGCTGGTGCGCGGCCTGAA